A section of the Oncorhynchus nerka isolate Pitt River linkage group LG3, Oner_Uvic_2.0, whole genome shotgun sequence genome encodes:
- the LOC115104696 gene encoding glucocorticoid-induced transcript 1 protein-like isoform X1, with protein MSVPNNSLQQQSTVRRSNAGSPSFSNSCRLHPIRATVPYQLIRGGQSSPTRSLPLSVGGNNGQTNSRGSSPGSSPPSANLSLGVNCTGATRQRLSPENRVSHSPDRGPNSPVCRGERSKLQVRSSSAIRRTSSLDAIMGPYLTGQWPRDSHGPYPSCMKDKATQTPGLWIEEGGGEQGSPHQRSASWGSADHLKEQIAKLRLQLQRSKQVSRQSKDRDQQLGLHTSSTGHPQNKVVSKALSNIPVPKSLISRVPSSVEGINHELENVFIREDWKQGIQALDVLDGRRAPFQPHRYGNGSDTRDTDTQAPSSGSSSPWPFTPDPLNSPEGSPCSTEELDKDSGCSSPLPKFATSPKPNNSYMFKREPPEGCERVKVFEEMVSGVSKVFPLFSCPDKNKVNFIPRGSAFCPVKLLCSSHFTTTSSSPGLHGKGSTWPDDAMTPSSSTTLASTNWSSSIGTDMVSSSDTGVDIDTSTGNSTDSLSPDTGPNTDEPTSTAVVPDGLSTDPCSTTHILLTS; from the exons ATGTCAGTTCCCAACAACTCGCTTCAACAACAGTCCACAGTCAGACGTAGCAATGCAGGGTCCCCCAGTTTTTCCAACAGCTGCCGTTTGCACCCCATCCGTGCTACCGTGCCCTACCAGCTCATACGCGGGGGCCAGAGCAGCCCGAcacgctctctgcctctctctgttggAGGCAACAATGGACAGACAAATAGCCGCGGGTCATCTCCCGGGTCATCTCCCCCAAGCGCGAATCTGAGTCTTGGAGTAAATTGCACTGGCGCCACGAGACAGAGACTGTCTCCTGAAAATAGGGTCTCGCACTCACCTGACCGGGGTCCAAACTCACCCGTTTGTAGAG GAGAGAGGTCCAAACTGCAGGTGCGTAGCTCCAGTGCTATCCGTCGGACATCTTCCCTGGATGCCATTATGGGCCCGTACCTCACAGGCCAGTGGCCTCGGGACTCCCACGGACCCTACCCTTCCTGCATGAAAGACAAAGCCACACAG actcCTGGTCtgtggatagaggagggaggaggggagcagggaagCCCACACCAGCGGTCAGCCTCCTGGGGTAGTGCAGACCATCTGAAAGAG CAGATTGCTAAACTCAGGCTGCAGCTCCAGCGCAGTAAACAGGTCAGCCGCCAGAGCAAAGACAGAGATCAGCAGCTGGGACTACACACCAGCTCGACAGGCCATCCCCAG AATAAGGTGGTTTCCAAAGCCCTGTCGAACATCCCAGTGCCAAAGTCCCTCATATCGAGAGTGCCTAGCAGCGTGGAGGGCATCAACCACGAGCTGGAGAATGTGTTCATCAGAGAGGACTGGAAGCAGGGAATACag GCTTTGGACGTGTTGGACGGCCGCCGCGCCCCGTTTCAGCCACATCGCTACGGCAATGGCAGTGACACACGTGACACGGACACCCAGGCCCCCTCTAGTGGCAGTTCCAGCCCCTGGCCCTTCACCCCTGACCCCCTCAACTCTCCAGAAGGCAGCCCCTGCTCTACAGAAGAGCTTGACAAAG ACAGTGGCTGCAGCTCTCCCCTTCCCAAGTTTGCCACCTCTCCCAAACCCAACAACAGCTACATGTTCAAACGGGAGCCTCCGGAGGGGTGTGAGAGGGTCAAAGTGTTTGAAGAGATGGT GTCTGGTGTCTCCAAAGTCTTCCCTCTTTTTTCATGCCCAGACAAAAACAAGGTGAACTTCATCCCCAGGGGCTCCGCCTTCTGTCCCGTCAaactcctctgctcctcccacTTCACCACAACCTCGTCCAGCCCTGGTCTCCATGGAAAAGGCAGCACATGGCCCGACGACGCCATGACACCCAGTAGTTCCACTACTCTGGCCTCCACTAACTGGAGCTCGTCTAtaggcacagacatggtcagtAGCTCAGACACAGGCGTAGACATTGACACAAGCACAGGTAACAGCACAGACAGTCTGAGCCCAGATACAGGCCCTAACACAGACGAACCGACAAGCACAGCTGTTGTCCCAGACGGCCTGTCTACAGATCCCTGCTCCACTACACACATCCTTCTTACCAGCTAG
- the LOC115104696 gene encoding glucocorticoid-induced transcript 1 protein-like isoform X2, producing MSVPNNSLQQQSTVRRSNAGSPSFSNSCRLHPIRATVPYQLIRGGQSSPTRSLPLSVGGNNGQTNSRGSSPGSSPPSANLSLGVNCTGATRQRLSPENRVSHSPDRGPNSPVCRGERSKLQVRSSSAIRRTSSLDAIMGPYLTGQWPRDSHGPYPSCMKDKATQTPGLWIEEGGGEQGSPHQRSASWGSADHLKEIAKLRLQLQRSKQVSRQSKDRDQQLGLHTSSTGHPQNKVVSKALSNIPVPKSLISRVPSSVEGINHELENVFIREDWKQGIQALDVLDGRRAPFQPHRYGNGSDTRDTDTQAPSSGSSSPWPFTPDPLNSPEGSPCSTEELDKDSGCSSPLPKFATSPKPNNSYMFKREPPEGCERVKVFEEMVSGVSKVFPLFSCPDKNKVNFIPRGSAFCPVKLLCSSHFTTTSSSPGLHGKGSTWPDDAMTPSSSTTLASTNWSSSIGTDMVSSSDTGVDIDTSTGNSTDSLSPDTGPNTDEPTSTAVVPDGLSTDPCSTTHILLTS from the exons ATGTCAGTTCCCAACAACTCGCTTCAACAACAGTCCACAGTCAGACGTAGCAATGCAGGGTCCCCCAGTTTTTCCAACAGCTGCCGTTTGCACCCCATCCGTGCTACCGTGCCCTACCAGCTCATACGCGGGGGCCAGAGCAGCCCGAcacgctctctgcctctctctgttggAGGCAACAATGGACAGACAAATAGCCGCGGGTCATCTCCCGGGTCATCTCCCCCAAGCGCGAATCTGAGTCTTGGAGTAAATTGCACTGGCGCCACGAGACAGAGACTGTCTCCTGAAAATAGGGTCTCGCACTCACCTGACCGGGGTCCAAACTCACCCGTTTGTAGAG GAGAGAGGTCCAAACTGCAGGTGCGTAGCTCCAGTGCTATCCGTCGGACATCTTCCCTGGATGCCATTATGGGCCCGTACCTCACAGGCCAGTGGCCTCGGGACTCCCACGGACCCTACCCTTCCTGCATGAAAGACAAAGCCACACAG actcCTGGTCtgtggatagaggagggaggaggggagcagggaagCCCACACCAGCGGTCAGCCTCCTGGGGTAGTGCAGACCATCTGAAAGAG ATTGCTAAACTCAGGCTGCAGCTCCAGCGCAGTAAACAGGTCAGCCGCCAGAGCAAAGACAGAGATCAGCAGCTGGGACTACACACCAGCTCGACAGGCCATCCCCAG AATAAGGTGGTTTCCAAAGCCCTGTCGAACATCCCAGTGCCAAAGTCCCTCATATCGAGAGTGCCTAGCAGCGTGGAGGGCATCAACCACGAGCTGGAGAATGTGTTCATCAGAGAGGACTGGAAGCAGGGAATACag GCTTTGGACGTGTTGGACGGCCGCCGCGCCCCGTTTCAGCCACATCGCTACGGCAATGGCAGTGACACACGTGACACGGACACCCAGGCCCCCTCTAGTGGCAGTTCCAGCCCCTGGCCCTTCACCCCTGACCCCCTCAACTCTCCAGAAGGCAGCCCCTGCTCTACAGAAGAGCTTGACAAAG ACAGTGGCTGCAGCTCTCCCCTTCCCAAGTTTGCCACCTCTCCCAAACCCAACAACAGCTACATGTTCAAACGGGAGCCTCCGGAGGGGTGTGAGAGGGTCAAAGTGTTTGAAGAGATGGT GTCTGGTGTCTCCAAAGTCTTCCCTCTTTTTTCATGCCCAGACAAAAACAAGGTGAACTTCATCCCCAGGGGCTCCGCCTTCTGTCCCGTCAaactcctctgctcctcccacTTCACCACAACCTCGTCCAGCCCTGGTCTCCATGGAAAAGGCAGCACATGGCCCGACGACGCCATGACACCCAGTAGTTCCACTACTCTGGCCTCCACTAACTGGAGCTCGTCTAtaggcacagacatggtcagtAGCTCAGACACAGGCGTAGACATTGACACAAGCACAGGTAACAGCACAGACAGTCTGAGCCCAGATACAGGCCCTAACACAGACGAACCGACAAGCACAGCTGTTGTCCCAGACGGCCTGTCTACAGATCCCTGCTCCACTACACACATCCTTCTTACCAGCTAG
- the LOC115104746 gene encoding islet cell autoantigen 1-like: MERGNYGGYSREYFDRFIESQDSSVVNKFQQKYWKTKQKIIKVTGKKEDEHVVASDADLDGKLEVFHSVQRTCMELLKVIEQYQRRICFLSQEENELGRFLRSQGSQDRTRAGKIMQATGKALCFSSQQRLSLRSPLSRLYQEVETFRYRAISDTWLTVNRMEQSRTEYRGALLWMKDVSQELDPDTHKQMEKFRKVQVQVRTTKTSFDKLKNDVCQKVDLLGASRCNLLSHVLTTYQTTLLHFWEKTSHTMAAIHESFKGCQHFEFSTIKSLQDPMDKLSSQGSKKKREKKVKTKTDLEETADGQLISIDPNEESNEEAQTKTPSGQFFEDIDLNRQMTGPEDLLSAFSRQEQEEGGERDSMALLNEILGSTSLDEGEFSQEWQEVFGKGDQGSGATSRGGLVEPQQEEDSSIFLPSHLLDQNRNNLQSSLSDWATSIPQPISQATAQSSGANQNPSRPAAVRETSETAKDLSAWFNLFADLDPLSNPDAVGRSGQEHELHNA; this comes from the exons ATGGAGAGGGGAAATTA CGGTGGCTACTCCCGGGAGTATTTTGACCGCTTTATTGAAAGCCAAGACTCGTCTGTTGTGAACAAGTTCCAGCAAAAGTACTGGAAAACCAAACAGAAGATCATCAAGGTCACGGGAAAGAAAGAGGACGAACATGTCGTGGCATCAGACGCAGACCTGGATGGCAAACTGGAG GTGTTTCACTCTGTCCAGAGAACGTGCATGGAGCTATTGAAGGTGATCGAGCAGTACCAGAGAAGAATCTGCT TTCTATCCCAGGAGGAGAATGAGTTGGGGCGGTTCCTGCGCTCACAGGGCTCCCAGGACCGGACCAGGGCTGGGAAGATCATGCAGGCTACCGGGAAGGCCCTCTGCTTCTCCTCCCAGCAGAG GCTGTCTCTGCGTAGTCCTTTGTCTCGCCTCTACCAGGAGGTGGAGACTTTCCGATACCGGGCCATCTCTGACACCTGGCTGACGGTGAACCGCATGGAACAGTCCAGGACGGAATACCGTGGAGCGCTGCTCTGGATGAAGGATGTATCCCAGGAGCTCGatccagacacacacaaacagatggAGAAATTCCGCAAG GTCCAAGTGCAGGTGCGAACCACTAAAACAAGCTTTGACAAACTGAAGAATGATGTCTGCCAGAAAGTCGATTTATTAGGAGCCAGCCGCTGCAATCTGCTTTCTCATGTTTTAACCACATACCAG ACCACCCTGTTGCACTTCTGGGAGAAGACGTCTCACACTATGGCTGCCATTCATGAGAGCTTTAAGGGCTGCCAGCATTTTGAGTTCTCTACAATCAAG AGCCTCCAAGACCCCATGGATAAACTGTCATCTCAGGGATcgaagaaaaagagggagaagaaagTCAAAACAAAGACGGATCTTGAGGAGACTGCAGATGGCCA ACTTATCTCAATAGATCCCAATGAAGAGTCCAATGAAGAAG CTCAAACCAAGACACCTTCTGGACAATTCTTTGAAGACATCGACCTTAATAGACAAATGACAG GGCCTGAGGATCTTCTCTCAGCCTTCTCTCGTcaggagcaggaggagggtggagagagggacagcatgGCCTTGTTGAATGAGATTCTGGGCAGCACGTCTCTGGATGAGGGCGAGTTCTCACAGGAGTGGCAGGAGGTGTTTGGTAAGGGGGACCAGGGGAGCGGAGCCACTAGTAGAGGGGGCCTAGTGGAACCCCAGCAGGAGGAAGactcctccatcttcctcccATCTCACCTCCTGGACCAGAACAGGAACAACCTCCAATCTTCTCTctcag ATTGGGCCACGAGCATTCCACAGCCCATCTCCCAGGCAACAGCGCAATCATCTGGAGCCAATCAGAACCCCTCTAGGCCAGCAGCAGTGAGAG AGACTTCAGAGACCGCCAAAGACCTCTCAGCCTGGTTCAACCTGTTCGCCGACTTGGACCCTCTGTCGAACCCAGATGCAGTAGGCAGGAGTGGGCAGGAGCATGAGCTTCACAACGCATAG